A region from the Natronoarchaeum mannanilyticum genome encodes:
- a CDS encoding prepilin peptidase, whose protein sequence is MIDLGFVVAPEWDLLRLLAVPVFGWAAWRDVKSRRVPNKTWLPLLALGLLALVWQASSLHATGGYRWQLFVRQVAISLGLVVPLAYAFWWIGGFGGADAKALMVLAVLLPTFPSYFLAGGAEYPLVQTRIGVFSFSVLTNAVIVAAAYPLALALYNAVRGRFSSAMAVGLERPWSAVLTAHGQLLERPDGLTRRGLDLDALRMYLRWRGLGLADLRERPDYYRDPATLPDDPNPPTDGAVGAGDAEDAAAEAASGDSAGAASDDSSGGAAGDAAGAASSDGGTPRQDPDYDDPWGAAAFLDALDGSAYGTTPEDLRDGLDVLAEEEVVWISPGIPFIVPLFAGLLVSLAYGDLLFSLLGALGLV, encoded by the coding sequence GTGATCGACCTCGGGTTCGTCGTGGCGCCGGAGTGGGATCTCCTGCGCCTGCTCGCGGTGCCCGTCTTCGGCTGGGCGGCCTGGCGCGACGTCAAGAGCCGTCGGGTACCGAACAAGACGTGGCTCCCGCTGCTGGCGCTGGGCCTGCTCGCGCTCGTCTGGCAGGCGTCCTCGCTGCACGCGACGGGCGGCTACCGCTGGCAGCTGTTCGTCAGGCAGGTCGCGATCAGCCTCGGGCTGGTCGTCCCCCTGGCGTACGCGTTCTGGTGGATCGGCGGGTTCGGCGGCGCCGACGCCAAGGCGCTGATGGTGCTGGCGGTGCTGCTCCCGACGTTTCCGTCCTACTTCTTGGCCGGCGGCGCCGAGTACCCGCTGGTTCAGACCCGAATCGGCGTGTTTTCCTTTAGCGTCCTGACGAACGCGGTGATCGTCGCCGCGGCCTACCCGCTCGCGCTCGCGCTGTACAACGCCGTCCGCGGCCGCTTTTCCTCGGCGATGGCCGTCGGGCTGGAACGCCCCTGGTCGGCGGTGCTGACCGCCCACGGCCAGCTGCTGGAACGGCCCGATGGCCTGACCCGCCGCGGGCTAGATCTCGACGCGCTCCGGATGTACCTGCGCTGGCGCGGCCTCGGGCTCGCGGACCTGCGCGAGCGCCCGGACTACTACCGCGATCCCGCCACGCTCCCCGATGACCCGAACCCCCCGACCGACGGCGCGGTCGGGGCGGGCGACGCCGAGGACGCCGCGGCGGAGGCGGCGTCCGGCGATTCGGCGGGCGCGGCATCCGACGACTCGTCGGGCGGGGCAGCCGGCGACGCGGCGGGCGCGGCGTCGTCAGACGGCGGAACGCCCCGTCAGGACCCGGACTACGACGACCCCTGGGGCGCCGCCGCCTTCCTCGACGCGCTCGACGGCTCGGCCTACGGGACGACGCCCGAGGACCTCCGCGACGGGCTCGACGTGCTCGCCGAGGAAGAGGTCGTCTGGATCTCCCCGGGCATCCCCTTTATCGTCCCGCTGTTCGCGGGACTACTCGTCTCGCTGGCGTACGGCGACCTGCTGTTCTCGCTGCTGGGCGCGCTCGGGCTCGTCTGA
- a CDS encoding DUF7118 family protein: protein MSESATRRFDSVERLRTAHERLEALRSEVADHGEDDVETVAETYRSAHRLLDRYVDAATGTGDFKSYVEFRGEFATLVEDLPDELPRREAFEDALEAVDKRRLDQSDFDRAREALARAENLVDLLDDRDDARETYREARIDARDRLDAIDERTDELERLLELGDADLDAPVEELREPIEAYDEAVREAFREYRETASARELLEFVERTRAFPLVDLPRPSEDLLEYVRESPDGEEPIPALLEYTDYSRSKLEHYAADADALKRSVATERTYLERLDAEPLTVGWPPPERGVLRWRVVELRKVVDRFAPEDAIAKLRDVRALAADAERYERLRDAAVATHRLDAEDRDRLASGDVGDELDALREERAALEAALEELPEP from the coding sequence ATGAGCGAGTCAGCGACCCGCCGGTTCGACTCGGTCGAGCGGCTCCGGACGGCTCACGAACGCCTCGAAGCGCTCCGCTCCGAGGTCGCGGACCACGGCGAGGACGACGTCGAGACGGTCGCGGAGACGTACCGGTCGGCCCACCGACTGCTCGACCGATACGTCGACGCCGCCACGGGCACCGGCGATTTCAAGTCCTACGTCGAGTTCCGCGGCGAGTTCGCCACGCTCGTCGAGGACCTGCCCGACGAGCTCCCCCGCCGCGAGGCGTTCGAGGACGCCCTGGAGGCGGTCGACAAGCGCCGGCTCGACCAGAGCGACTTCGACCGCGCCCGCGAGGCGCTCGCGCGCGCCGAGAATCTGGTCGATCTACTGGACGATCGCGACGACGCCCGCGAAACCTACCGCGAAGCCCGCATCGACGCCCGCGACCGGCTCGACGCGATCGACGAGCGTACCGACGAACTCGAACGCCTGCTGGAGCTCGGTGACGCCGACCTCGACGCGCCCGTCGAGGAGCTGCGCGAGCCGATCGAAGCGTACGACGAGGCGGTCCGCGAGGCGTTCCGCGAGTATCGCGAGACGGCGTCGGCCCGCGAGCTACTCGAGTTCGTCGAGCGCACCCGAGCGTTCCCGCTCGTGGACCTGCCCCGCCCCTCGGAGGACCTGCTCGAATACGTCCGCGAGTCGCCCGACGGCGAAGAGCCGATCCCCGCGCTGCTGGAGTACACCGACTACTCTCGCTCGAAGCTCGAGCACTACGCGGCCGACGCCGACGCGCTCAAGCGGTCGGTCGCGACCGAGCGGACGTACCTCGAACGGCTCGACGCCGAACCGCTCACGGTCGGCTGGCCGCCGCCGGAACGGGGTGTCCTGCGCTGGCGGGTCGTCGAACTCCGGAAGGTCGTCGACCGGTTCGCTCCCGAGGACGCGATCGCGAAGCTCCGCGACGTTCGCGCGCTCGCGGCCGACGCCGAGCGGTACGAGCGGCTGCGCGACGCCGCGGTCGCGACTCATCGCCTCGACGCCGAGGATCGGGATCGCCTCGCGTCGGGCGATGTCGGCGACGAACTCGACGCGCTGCGCGAGGAGCGCGCGGCACTCGAAGCGGCGCTCGAGGAGCTTCCGGAACCGTAG
- a CDS encoding DUF7569 family protein gives MSDACDGCGDSISDPLARTVRLTVDRSQVDAQRLCPACFADWIERYREEMQPEEHETIDDEIIVD, from the coding sequence ATGTCAGACGCCTGCGACGGCTGCGGGGACTCGATCTCGGACCCGCTGGCGCGGACGGTGCGGCTCACCGTCGACCGCTCACAGGTCGACGCCCAGCGGCTCTGTCCGGCCTGCTTCGCCGACTGGATCGAGCGCTACCGCGAGGAGATGCAACCCGAAGAGCACGAGACGATCGACGACGAGATCATCGTCGACTGA
- a CDS encoding YigZ family protein, whose amino-acid sequence MTDEPYRTVESRGRAEFEVTGSEFIGHVAPAPDVEAAEAFVADVRERYDDATHNVPAYRVRADPLREWASDDGEPTGSAGKPALNVLQQEDVENVVAVVTRYYGGTNLGVGGLARAYSRAVKDGLDAAGIIEERPHERFAVVVDYDDSGTVRGIVESAGVEFDADYEERVTIAVRAPIEDADDLRDRIRSATSGRAEFDDER is encoded by the coding sequence ATGACCGACGAACCGTACCGAACAGTCGAAAGCAGAGGGCGCGCCGAGTTCGAGGTGACGGGCTCGGAGTTCATCGGCCACGTCGCGCCGGCGCCCGACGTCGAGGCCGCCGAGGCGTTCGTCGCGGACGTGCGCGAGCGGTACGACGACGCGACCCACAACGTGCCGGCCTACCGCGTCCGGGCCGATCCGCTCCGGGAGTGGGCCAGCGACGACGGCGAGCCGACCGGCTCGGCCGGCAAGCCCGCGCTGAACGTGCTACAGCAGGAGGACGTGGAGAACGTCGTCGCCGTCGTCACCCGCTACTACGGCGGGACGAACCTCGGCGTCGGCGGCCTCGCGCGGGCGTACTCCCGGGCGGTCAAGGACGGACTCGATGCGGCCGGAATCATCGAGGAACGGCCCCACGAGCGCTTCGCGGTCGTCGTCGACTACGACGACTCCGGGACGGTTCGGGGGATCGTCGAGAGCGCGGGCGTCGAGTTCGACGCCGACTACGAGGAACGCGTGACGATCGCCGTCCGCGCGCCGATCGAGGACGCCGACGACCTGCGCGACCGGATCCGGAGCGCCACCAGCGGGCGGGCGGAGTTCGACGACGAACGCTGA
- a CDS encoding amino acid-binding protein: protein MFDEIMEKFEGSPSQQRVIRLLLERGFSVNDEGRVVSGGIEIPNTGIAREIDVDRRVVDSTTDAILEDDELRRIFQNISQVPSLMDLAPVLDLTVVSIAVTDAEAEGIVAEITGLLADRGISIRQTISEDPEFTDEPRLYLVTGEQLPGDLINELNDLAFVRSIELQ, encoded by the coding sequence ATGTTCGACGAGATCATGGAGAAGTTCGAGGGCAGCCCCTCCCAGCAGCGGGTGATCCGGCTGCTCCTCGAACGCGGGTTCTCGGTCAACGACGAGGGGCGGGTGGTCTCGGGCGGCATCGAGATCCCGAACACGGGGATCGCCCGCGAGATCGACGTCGACCGCCGGGTGGTCGACTCGACGACCGACGCGATCCTCGAGGACGACGAACTGCGCCGCATCTTCCAGAACATCTCGCAGGTGCCCAGCCTGATGGATCTGGCGCCGGTGCTCGATCTCACGGTCGTCTCGATCGCGGTGACCGACGCCGAGGCCGAGGGGATCGTCGCCGAGATCACGGGGCTGCTCGCCGATCGGGGCATCTCGATCCGCCAGACGATCAGCGAGGACCCGGAGTTCACCGACGAACCGCGGCTGTACCTGGTGACCGGGGAGCAACTGCCCGGCGATCTGATCAACGAGCTCAACGACCTGGCGTTCGTCCGCAGCATCGAACTGCAGTAG
- the hisI gene encoding phosphoribosyl-AMP cyclohydrolase: MSDAAAAVDLDFGESGRIPAVAQDADSGEILMLAYVTPEAVERTRETGRAHYYSRSREELWEKGATSGHVQHVEEILVDCDGDALVYQVDQEGGACHTGYESCFYRTIDGETVGEQVFDPDAVYE, translated from the coding sequence ATGAGCGACGCAGCCGCCGCCGTCGACCTCGATTTCGGCGAGTCGGGCCGGATCCCCGCGGTCGCCCAGGACGCCGACTCCGGGGAGATCCTGATGCTGGCGTACGTCACGCCCGAAGCCGTCGAGCGCACCCGCGAGACGGGCCGCGCTCACTACTACTCCCGGAGCCGCGAGGAGCTCTGGGAGAAAGGCGCGACCAGCGGGCACGTTCAGCACGTCGAGGAGATTCTCGTCGACTGCGACGGCGACGCGCTGGTCTATCAGGTCGACCAGGAGGGCGGCGCCTGCCACACCGGCTACGAGTCCTGCTTCTACCGCACGATCGACGGCGAGACCGTCGGCGAGCAGGTGTTCGACCCCGACGCCGTGTACGAGTGA
- the upp gene encoding uracil phosphoribosyltransferase codes for MTIEDRDEAHVVTHALAKHTLSKLRDVETEQVAFRKGLVKLGRICGYEIIDGRMGTEYVSLQTPLEETMGEQVKGLDDVVIINVLRAATPFVEGLLKAFPRARQGVISASRDETGRNEDGSFPITVDYVKLPEITEDDTVIVADPMLATGSTMCTVLDHVTENSPEPENFIVLSAVSAPDGLLRVGEQFPDVDLLTVAIDDYLDDDGYIVPGLGDAGDRAFRTQ; via the coding sequence ATGACGATCGAAGACCGCGACGAGGCGCACGTCGTCACGCACGCGCTCGCCAAGCACACCCTCTCGAAGCTCCGGGACGTCGAGACCGAGCAGGTCGCGTTCCGCAAGGGACTGGTGAAGCTGGGCCGCATCTGCGGCTACGAGATCATCGACGGCAGGATGGGCACCGAGTACGTCTCGCTCCAGACGCCTCTGGAGGAGACGATGGGCGAGCAGGTCAAGGGGCTCGACGACGTCGTGATCATCAACGTTCTCCGCGCCGCGACGCCGTTCGTCGAGGGGCTGCTGAAGGCGTTCCCCCGCGCCCGACAGGGCGTGATCAGCGCCAGCCGCGACGAGACCGGCCGCAACGAGGACGGCTCGTTCCCGATCACTGTCGACTACGTGAAGCTGCCCGAGATCACCGAGGACGACACCGTGATCGTCGCCGACCCGATGCTCGCGACCGGCTCGACGATGTGTACGGTGCTCGATCACGTCACCGAGAACTCGCCCGAGCCGGAGAACTTCATCGTCCTCTCGGCGGTCAGCGCCCCCGACGGACTGCTCCGGGTCGGCGAGCAGTTCCCCGACGTCGATCTGCTGACGGTCGCCATCGACGACTACCTCGACGACGACGGCTACATCGTTCCCGGGCTGGGCGACGCCGGTGACCGGGCGTTCCGGACGCAGTAG
- a CDS encoding ArsA family ATPase, giving the protein MAGDSTANDRPDAEDRFVFFGGKGGVGKTTVSSAYATRCAAAGLDTLLVSTDPAHSTADVFDQPLGDDPRPVDGRENLWAMEIDPDAEVEAHMNRIRRSLSDQVSPAIVNEIDRQIELAHRTPGAHEAALFDRFVDVMRSREEYDRVVFDTSPTGGTLRLLSLPELLESWIDRLVRKRTESIDLYEKAAIGERQATSVDEDPIVARLRERKENFEFAGRVLREDAAFFFVLNPDELSIRETERAIADLAEHDLGVRGLVVNRLTPAPDDHEDGRGARYLRARRETERERLATIRSTFDAPVVATIESRVEEIRGEHLDAVADALDVDAAAAAASDARSG; this is encoded by the coding sequence ATGGCGGGCGATTCGACCGCAAACGACCGGCCGGACGCCGAGGATCGCTTTGTGTTCTTCGGCGGGAAGGGCGGCGTCGGTAAGACGACGGTGTCGAGCGCCTACGCGACGCGCTGTGCGGCGGCCGGGCTCGACACCCTGCTGGTCTCGACGGATCCGGCCCACAGCACCGCCGACGTGTTCGACCAGCCGCTGGGCGACGATCCCCGCCCGGTCGACGGCCGCGAGAATCTGTGGGCGATGGAGATCGACCCAGACGCCGAGGTCGAGGCCCACATGAACCGGATCAGGCGCTCGCTGTCCGATCAGGTGAGCCCGGCGATCGTCAACGAGATCGACCGGCAGATCGAGCTGGCCCACCGGACGCCCGGCGCCCACGAGGCCGCGCTGTTCGACCGGTTCGTCGACGTGATGCGCTCACGCGAGGAGTACGACCGGGTCGTGTTCGACACCTCGCCGACCGGCGGGACGCTGCGACTGCTCTCGCTGCCCGAGCTGCTGGAGTCGTGGATCGACCGACTGGTCCGCAAGCGAACCGAGAGCATCGACCTCTACGAGAAGGCAGCGATCGGCGAGCGACAGGCCACGAGCGTCGACGAGGACCCGATCGTGGCCCGCCTGCGCGAGCGCAAGGAGAACTTCGAGTTCGCCGGGCGCGTGCTCCGCGAGGACGCCGCCTTCTTCTTCGTGCTGAACCCCGACGAGCTGTCGATTCGGGAGACCGAGCGGGCGATCGCGGACCTCGCCGAGCACGATCTGGGCGTCCGCGGACTGGTCGTCAACCGGCTCACGCCCGCGCCGGACGATCACGAAGACGGCCGCGGCGCGCGGTACCTGCGGGCCCGCCGCGAGACCGAGCGCGAGCGGCTCGCGACGATCCGGTCGACGTTCGACGCGCCGGTCGTCGCGACGATCGAGTCGCGAGTCGAGGAAATCCGGGGCGAGCACCTCGACGCCGTCGCCGATGCGCTCGACGTCGACGCGGCGGCCGCGGCGGCGTCGGACGCGCGGTCGGGGTAG
- a CDS encoding DUF5786 family protein produces MGFGSYDESEQKDQSVDEDDDSEAVNVHEEDHDGEVSFESEETTADLVGRLQEMKDDGDDDE; encoded by the coding sequence ATGGGTTTTGGTAGCTACGACGAATCCGAGCAGAAAGACCAGAGCGTCGACGAGGACGACGACTCTGAGGCCGTCAACGTCCACGAGGAAGACCACGACGGGGAAGTCTCCTTCGAGTCCGAGGAGACGACCGCGGATCTGGTCGGTCGCCTCCAGGAGATGAAAGACGACGGCGACGACGACGAGTAA
- the hisB gene encoding imidazoleglycerol-phosphate dehydratase HisB has translation MTDRAAAVVRETAETEIDVTLDVDGDGEAAVDTGIGFFDHMLESFAKHGLFDLTVECDGDLEIDDHHTVEDVAIVLGEAFDEALGEKRGIVRYADRKVPLDEAVAGVVVDVSGRPLFRFDGEFSQASVGGLTSHMAKHFLRSLATNAGLTLHAEVTGENAHHEIEALFKATARALDDATRIDERRGGDTPSTKGEL, from the coding sequence ATGACCGACCGCGCAGCGGCCGTCGTCCGCGAGACGGCCGAGACGGAGATCGACGTCACGCTCGACGTGGACGGCGACGGCGAGGCGGCCGTCGACACGGGGATCGGCTTCTTCGATCACATGCTGGAGTCGTTCGCCAAGCACGGCCTGTTCGATCTCACAGTCGAGTGCGACGGCGACCTGGAGATCGACGACCACCACACCGTCGAGGACGTCGCGATCGTGCTCGGCGAGGCGTTCGACGAGGCGCTCGGCGAGAAGCGCGGGATCGTCCGCTACGCCGACCGCAAGGTGCCGCTGGACGAGGCCGTCGCCGGGGTCGTCGTCGACGTGAGCGGGCGGCCGCTGTTCCGATTCGACGGCGAGTTCTCGCAGGCCTCGGTGGGCGGACTGACCAGCCACATGGCGAAGCACTTCCTGCGATCGCTGGCGACGAACGCCGGCCTGACGCTCCACGCCGAGGTCACAGGAGAAAACGCCCACCACGAGATCGAGGCGCTATTTAAGGCGACCGCCCGAGCGCTGGACGACGCGACGCGGATCGACGAGCGCCGCGGCGGCGACACGCCGAGCACGAAAGGCGAGCTCTGA
- a CDS encoding NADH:flavin oxidoreductase/NADH oxidase: MTDDLFSPLELRGTELPNRVMVSPMCQYSCEDRDGLATDWHRVHLGSRATGGAGVVMTEATAVEPRGRISPHDLGVWSDEHADALAPVAEFVRAQGSVPAIQLAHAGRKASISRPWEGHEPLSPDEGGWEAIAPSATPYPGREDVALREMTQADVSDVIEAFRSGAERALAAGFEIAEVHAAHGYLLHEFLSPVANDRTDEYGGSFEDRARLVVEVTEAVREVWPDDRPVFVRISGTDWLPDRDSWTREQSARLADLLADAGADLIDVSSGGLHPDQQLPAGGPNYQVPLAEHVRAESERDVAVGAVGGITTAQQADALVRNERADLAIVGREHLRDPHFALRAARELDALDRIDVPEQYERAY, translated from the coding sequence ATGACCGACGACCTGTTTTCGCCCCTGGAGCTGCGCGGAACTGAGCTCCCGAATCGCGTGATGGTCTCCCCGATGTGCCAGTACTCCTGCGAGGACCGGGACGGACTGGCGACCGACTGGCACCGCGTCCACCTCGGGAGTCGGGCGACCGGCGGCGCCGGCGTCGTGATGACCGAGGCGACCGCCGTCGAGCCGCGCGGGCGCATCTCGCCCCACGACCTGGGTGTCTGGAGCGACGAGCACGCCGACGCGCTGGCGCCGGTCGCCGAGTTCGTCCGCGCGCAGGGCAGCGTCCCGGCGATCCAGCTCGCCCACGCCGGCCGGAAGGCCTCGATCAGCCGTCCCTGGGAGGGCCACGAGCCGCTGTCGCCCGACGAGGGGGGCTGGGAGGCGATCGCGCCGAGCGCGACGCCGTATCCCGGCAGGGAGGACGTGGCGCTGCGCGAGATGACCCAGGCGGACGTTTCGGACGTGATCGAGGCGTTCCGCAGCGGCGCCGAGCGCGCGCTCGCGGCCGGCTTCGAGATCGCCGAAGTGCACGCCGCCCACGGCTACCTGCTCCACGAGTTCCTCTCGCCGGTCGCCAACGACCGGACCGACGAGTACGGCGGGAGCTTCGAGGACCGCGCGAGACTGGTCGTCGAGGTGACCGAGGCCGTCCGCGAGGTCTGGCCCGACGATCGGCCGGTGTTCGTGCGCATCTCGGGCACCGACTGGCTGCCCGACCGGGACTCGTGGACGCGCGAGCAGTCGGCCCGCCTCGCCGACCTGCTGGCCGACGCCGGCGCCGATCTGATCGACGTCTCCAGCGGCGGGCTCCACCCCGACCAGCAGCTACCCGCCGGCGGCCCGAACTACCAGGTTCCGCTGGCCGAACACGTCCGCGCGGAGAGCGAGCGCGACGTCGCCGTCGGTGCGGTCGGCGGCATCACGACCGCCCAGCAGGCCGACGCTCTCGTTCGCAACGAACGGGCCGATCTGGCGATCGTCGGCCGAGAACACCTCCGGGACCCACACTTCGCGCTCCGGGCCGCGCGAGAACTCGACGCGCTCGACCGGATCGACGTCCCGGAGCAGTACGAGCGGGCGTACTGA
- a CDS encoding inorganic phosphate transporter, whose product MIEPLLLVGLVVAAFVGYNIGGATTGPAFGPAVGADVISKTTAAALMSAFFFVGAFTIGRRVVTTLGADLVDPSVFTLTTSIAVLFFIGLALFVGNVFGVPASTSMTAVGAIAGLGVASGTLDWGVMSEIAIWWLVAPLIGFWVSGVIGRYFYPTINEWIAIDRSDADLLEIDRSGVVPRIAVADESSRRELVGAGVVVAIGCLMAFSSGTSNVANAIAPLVGSDLVEMNPGILLASAAVAVGAFTIARRTLDTLGNDITELPLTAAIVVATVSSGLVIFLSAIEIPASFVVIATMSIVGLGWGRATRTAGVRESVRSPEDTIGALAADEEGEALPAMGEEDPDDVPSAADLFDPETTGRVILLQNLVPTIATAGAYLVFEFVPIFGF is encoded by the coding sequence GTGATCGAACCGCTGTTGCTCGTCGGGCTCGTCGTCGCGGCGTTCGTGGGCTACAACATCGGTGGGGCGACCACCGGTCCCGCCTTCGGTCCCGCCGTCGGCGCCGACGTGATCTCGAAGACGACCGCCGCCGCGCTGATGTCGGCCTTTTTCTTCGTCGGCGCGTTCACGATCGGCCGCCGCGTCGTCACGACGCTGGGCGCCGACCTCGTCGACCCGTCGGTGTTCACCCTGACGACGAGCATCGCGGTGCTGTTTTTCATCGGCCTCGCGCTGTTCGTCGGCAACGTGTTCGGCGTCCCCGCCTCCACGTCGATGACCGCGGTCGGCGCGATCGCCGGGCTGGGCGTCGCCAGCGGCACGCTCGACTGGGGCGTGATGAGCGAGATCGCGATCTGGTGGCTGGTCGCGCCGCTGATCGGCTTCTGGGTCAGCGGCGTCATCGGCCGGTACTTCTACCCGACGATCAACGAGTGGATCGCGATCGACCGCTCTGACGCCGACCTGCTGGAGATCGACCGCTCGGGCGTCGTCCCGCGGATCGCCGTCGCCGACGAGTCATCTCGCCGCGAGCTGGTCGGCGCGGGCGTCGTCGTCGCGATCGGCTGCCTGATGGCCTTCTCCTCGGGGACGAGCAACGTCGCCAACGCCATCGCGCCGCTGGTCGGCAGCGATCTGGTGGAGATGAACCCCGGCATCCTGCTGGCGAGCGCGGCCGTCGCGGTCGGCGCGTTCACGATCGCCCGACGGACGCTGGACACGCTGGGTAACGACATCACCGAGCTCCCGCTCACCGCGGCGATCGTCGTCGCGACGGTCAGCTCCGGGCTGGTGATCTTCCTGTCGGCGATCGAGATTCCCGCCAGCTTCGTCGTGATCGCGACGATGAGCATCGTCGGGCTGGGCTGGGGTCGGGCGACCCGCACCGCGGGCGTCCGCGAGAGCGTCCGCTCGCCGGAGGACACGATCGGCGCGCTGGCGGCCGACGAGGAGGGCGAGGCGCTGCCGGCGATGGGCGAGGAGGACCCCGACGACGTTCCGAGCGCCGCGGACCTGTTCGATCCGGAGACGACCGGGCGAGTGATCCTGCTTCAAAATCTCGTGCCGACGATCGCGACCGCCGGCGCGTACCTGGTGTTCGAGTTCGTCCCGATCTTCGGGTTCTGA
- the fer gene encoding ferredoxin Fer: MPTVEYLNYEVLDDQGWDMDDDDLFDQAADAGLDDEDYGTLDVNEGEYILEAAEAQGYDWPFSCRAGACANCAAIVKEGEIDMDMQQILSDEEVEEKGVRLTCIGSPDADEVKIVYNAKHLDYLQNRVI, translated from the coding sequence ATGCCCACGGTAGAATACCTCAACTACGAAGTACTGGACGACCAGGGCTGGGACATGGACGACGACGACCTCTTCGATCAGGCTGCCGACGCCGGCCTCGACGACGAGGACTACGGCACGCTCGACGTCAACGAGGGCGAGTACATCCTCGAGGCCGCCGAGGCCCAGGGCTACGACTGGCCCTTCTCCTGTCGCGCCGGCGCCTGCGCGAACTGCGCAGCCATCGTCAAGGAGGGCGAGATCGACATGGACATGCAGCAGATCCTCAGCGACGAGGAGGTCGAGGAGAAGGGCGTGCGCCTGACCTGCATCGGATCGCCCGATGCCGACGAGGTCAAGATCGTCTACAACGCCAAGCACCTCGACTACCTGCAGAACCGCGTCATCTGA
- a CDS encoding SRPBCC family protein: MRTVEVSRFVRAPPAAVERALTPRQIVEYEGSFSVREIEEREDETVVAAGGPGLELALRFEPRERGYDYEQLGTGGPLGAMETTLTYDPEDEGTRVRASSSVSLGAPPAAIADRIAGWKRRGELDRLLDALAEVVE; encoded by the coding sequence ATGCGCACGGTCGAAGTCTCGCGGTTCGTCCGGGCGCCGCCCGCGGCCGTCGAACGGGCGCTGACGCCGCGCCAGATCGTCGAGTACGAGGGCTCGTTTTCGGTCCGAGAGATCGAGGAGCGCGAGGACGAAACCGTCGTCGCGGCCGGCGGTCCCGGCCTCGAACTCGCGCTTCGATTCGAGCCCCGCGAGCGCGGCTACGACTACGAGCAACTCGGCACCGGCGGCCCGCTGGGCGCCATGGAGACGACGCTGACCTACGACCCCGAGGACGAGGGCACCCGCGTGCGGGCGTCCTCGTCGGTGAGCCTCGGCGCCCCGCCGGCCGCGATCGCCGACCGGATCGCGGGCTGGAAGCGCCGCGGCGAGCTCGATCGGCTACTGGACGCGCTGGCCGAGGTCGTCGAGTAG
- the hisA gene encoding 1-(5-phosphoribosyl)-5-[(5-phosphoribosylamino)methylideneamino]imidazole-4-carboxamide isomerase: MSAFPEFEVIPAVDLQDGEVVQLVQGERGTEKRYGDPVEAAERWVDQGAETLHLVDLDGAFDGERANADAVERVVEAVDVDVQLGGGIRTVDDAVDLLERGVDRVILGTAAVQEPEIVGEIGAEHPGTVVVSLDAKDGEVVVEGWTEGTGLDPAEAAGRYEELGAGAILFTDVDVEGRLEGVQTEPVRNVVGAVEIPVVASGGVASIDDVLALRDAGASAVVVGSALYEGEFTLAAAIEAVADES; encoded by the coding sequence ATGAGCGCGTTTCCGGAGTTCGAGGTGATCCCGGCGGTCGATCTACAGGACGGCGAGGTCGTCCAGCTGGTCCAGGGCGAGCGCGGCACCGAGAAGCGGTACGGCGATCCGGTCGAGGCGGCCGAGCGCTGGGTCGACCAGGGCGCCGAGACGCTCCACCTGGTCGATCTCGACGGCGCGTTCGATGGCGAGCGCGCCAACGCCGACGCCGTCGAGCGCGTGGTCGAGGCCGTCGACGTGGACGTGCAACTCGGGGGCGGCATCCGAACAGTCGACGACGCCGTCGACCTGCTGGAGCGGGGCGTCGATCGGGTGATCCTCGGGACCGCCGCCGTGCAGGAGCCCGAGATCGTCGGCGAGATCGGGGCGGAGCATCCCGGGACGGTCGTCGTCAGCCTCGACGCCAAAGACGGCGAAGTCGTCGTCGAGGGGTGGACCGAGGGCACGGGGCTCGATCCCGCGGAGGCCGCCGGGCGCTACGAGGAGCTGGGCGCCGGCGCGATCCTCTTTACCGACGTCGACGTCGAGGGGCGGCTGGAGGGCGTCCAGACCGAGCCCGTGCGGAACGTGGTTGGGGCCGTGGAGATTCCAGTGGTCGCCAGCGGCGGCGTGGCGTCGATCGACGACGTGCTGGCGCTTCGGGATGCGGGTGCGAGCGCGGTCGTCGTCGGCTCCGCGCTGTACGAAGGAGAGTTCACGCTGGCGGCGGCGATCGAGGCCGTGGCGGACGAGTCCTGA